CTCGGAGAACTGGCGGCTGCGTTCGACGCCGCCGACGCCATGTTCATTTCAAACGCACTCCTGAAACAATGAAAGCCGTAATACTTGCAAGCGGACGCGGTTCGAACGCGGAAACGCTTTTTTTGAAAACGCAAAACGGGGAGATTCCGAACACGGAATTTACCGAGCTAATCAGCGACAAGCCCGACGCGCCCGCGCTGGGCGTAGCAAAAAAATTCGGGATAAAGTCGCGCTATATCGACACGCAAAAGGCGGGCGCAAGGTTCTCGCCCGACGGCGCGCAAAGCTACATTTCCGCAATCAGGGAATCGGGCGCGGAGCTTGTCGTGCTTGCGGGCTTCATGAAAATACTTCCGCCCGAATTCGTGGCGGCGTTTCCGTCGCGCATAATCAACCTGCACCCCAGCCTGCTGCCGTCGTTCAGGGGCAGGGACGCAATCAAGCAGGCATTCGACTTCGGCGTAAAAATCTGCGGCTGCACCGTCCACTTCGTAAACGACGTGCTCGACGGCGGCGAAATCATCGCGCAAAAGGCGGTGGAAATCCCGCCCGAATACGACTTGGAAAAACTCGAAGAAAAAGTCCACGAAGCCGAGCACATTCTGCTTCCGCGGGTGGTGGCGGACATCGCGCAGGGGAAAATCAAAATCGGATAGAAAATGCCGCTCGAAATCAAAGAGTATCAAGGCAAAAACCTGAGCTGTTTCAGGACGTTCAACCGCGTTCCGCGCTACGCGGAAATCGGCTCGGCAGACGACGCGGCGGAGGCGTTCGAATACGCGGCGAAAAACGGGCTGAAAGCCTTTGTGCTCGGCGGCGGCTCGAACGTGTTTTTCAGGCGCACAAACATAAAATCTTTTGTGATGAAAAATGCGCTGCCCAAGAAAATCGAGAATCTCGGCGGCGGACGCTACGAGGTTTCCTCGTCGGTGCGCATGCTCGAAATGCTCAAAACCGCGTACGCCGACGGGCGCGACGCCTGCTATTACTTGGCGAGCGCGCCGTGCGAAGTGGGCGGGGCAATCGCGATGAATGCGGGCACCGGCCCGCGCGAGGGACGCGCGATTTTCGACTTCGTGGAGTCGGTAAAATTCGTCCGCAACGGAAAAGTCGAGGAGCGGAAAGCATGCGAAATAGAGCACTCGCACCGCCGCACGGAGCTTTCCGAAAACGCCTTTATACTCTCGGCAATCTTCAATTTCCCGAAAGCGGAAATCGCCGACGACCCGATAAAGGCACGCCTCGACTGGGCGAGGGAAAATCAGGATTTGTCCGTTCCGAACTGCGGGTCGCTCTGCAACAAATACGACGCGCGGATTATGAAATTCACCCGCGCCCTATTCTCGCCCCTCCCCGCGGGAATGAGCAAAAAAAAGCTCAACTGGACTTACAACAAGGCGGACAACCCCGTTTTT
The Opitutia bacterium KCR 482 genome window above contains:
- the purN gene encoding phosphoribosylglycinamide formyltransferase, whose amino-acid sequence is MKAVILASGRGSNAETLFLKTQNGEIPNTEFTELISDKPDAPALGVAKKFGIKSRYIDTQKAGARFSPDGAQSYISAIRESGAELVVLAGFMKILPPEFVAAFPSRIINLHPSLLPSFRGRDAIKQAFDFGVKICGCTVHFVNDVLDGGEIIAQKAVEIPPEYDLEKLEEKVHEAEHILLPRVVADIAQGKIKIG
- a CDS encoding FAD-binding protein; translated protein: MPLEIKEYQGKNLSCFRTFNRVPRYAEIGSADDAAEAFEYAAKNGLKAFVLGGGSNVFFRRTNIKSFVMKNALPKKIENLGGGRYEVSSSVRMLEMLKTAYADGRDACYYLASAPCEVGGAIAMNAGTGPREGRAIFDFVESVKFVRNGKVEERKACEIEHSHRRTELSENAFILSAIFNFPKAEIADDPIKARLDWARENQDLSVPNCGSLCNKYDARIMKFTRALFSPLPAGMSKKKLNWTYNKADNPVFLGAFLFVLKALHRLFGREIKFEIKSVD